A region of Subdoligranulum variabile DNA encodes the following proteins:
- a CDS encoding CvpA family protein encodes MIAWIYDLIFLVVFAFAAVASWRKGFLAGLTELIGAVVGVGVAVWASRTLAGPIYDQFLSGSVSEKVETAVAQSGGDLAAAVQGLDFLPETVRTTLAQLVQGAGDTLPGQITTALEPILLPFVQVLLFVVLCMAVRWIFRLLVGLFRGVNAIPLVGGLNRLLGLVLGLATGALDCWLLALLLWFLASVTAGSVEFFTLHILDQSVGYSIFGAFNPFLTHY; translated from the coding sequence ATGATAGCATGGATCTATGATCTGATTTTTTTGGTTGTGTTCGCCTTTGCGGCGGTGGCCAGCTGGCGCAAGGGCTTTCTGGCCGGCCTGACCGAGCTCATCGGCGCCGTGGTGGGCGTCGGGGTGGCGGTGTGGGCCAGCCGCACCCTGGCGGGACCCATCTATGACCAGTTCCTCAGCGGTTCGGTCTCGGAAAAGGTGGAGACCGCCGTGGCCCAGTCGGGCGGGGATCTGGCAGCCGCCGTCCAGGGACTGGATTTCCTGCCGGAAACGGTGCGTACCACCCTGGCCCAGCTGGTCCAGGGGGCGGGGGATACCCTGCCCGGTCAGATCACCACGGCGCTGGAACCCATCCTGCTGCCCTTCGTGCAGGTGCTGCTTTTTGTGGTGCTCTGCATGGCGGTGCGGTGGATCTTCCGGCTGCTGGTGGGGCTGTTCCGTGGTGTCAACGCCATACCGCTGGTGGGCGGCCTCAACCGGCTGCTGGGCCTTGTGCTGGGCCTTGCCACCGGTGCACTGGACTGCTGGCTGCTGGCGCTGCTTTTGTGGTTCCTGGCCAGTGTGACCGCCGGCTCGGTGGAATTCTTCACGCTGCACATTCTGGACCAGAGCGTGGGGTACAGCATTTTCGGCGCCTTCAATCCGTTTCTGACACATTATTAA
- a CDS encoding DUF5711 family protein encodes MNKAEKERQERRQRMLAREQGHTSTKPIPGTSGDIGLRTPQPVRRGEPSATPPTPDKTQTTNLKSLTPLFKQRQRRRTIALGVVVLIIALFIAIFTGAMSASIALLADGVDSLTLYLNRGSGSWPVNTGITEPLQIEELAGGFVELGSEDVVVYSAYGSQVYEFQPSYARPVLAVGGTRFVVYNRAGNELQVSSRTRSLFTRTFDEGILLCAMSNNNTLAVVTESGRYTAQLQIFDPSFNPTYSWQMTQSEGTPIALDFAPDNRRFAAGTLAARDGQLSCNVYFMDTADTEEGPVYQASQGSMLLRLDWQTDNRVVAVFDTYIAVLDPRTATETARYDFGGATLQSAAPGTRQTALLLNIRGGNSLVTFDEDLTVLAEIPARQAYGVTATDTDVYLLCPNAVECYSYDGVQNWLQDDLAAHPVAVLEADKLLVFSGSQADVLTPPDE; translated from the coding sequence GTGAACAAAGCCGAAAAGGAACGCCAGGAACGCCGGCAGCGGATGCTGGCGCGGGAACAGGGGCATACCTCCACCAAACCCATCCCCGGTACCAGCGGAGACATCGGGCTGCGCACACCGCAGCCGGTACGGCGCGGTGAACCTTCCGCAACGCCCCCGACGCCCGACAAAACCCAGACCACCAACCTCAAATCCCTGACGCCGCTGTTCAAACAGCGGCAGCGCCGCCGCACCATCGCGCTGGGGGTGGTGGTGCTCATCATTGCGCTGTTCATCGCCATCTTTACGGGGGCCATGTCGGCCTCCATTGCCCTGCTGGCCGACGGTGTGGACAGCCTGACACTCTACCTCAACCGGGGCAGCGGCAGCTGGCCGGTGAACACCGGTATCACCGAACCGCTGCAGATCGAAGAACTGGCCGGCGGATTCGTGGAGCTGGGCAGCGAGGACGTGGTGGTCTATTCCGCCTACGGCAGCCAGGTGTATGAATTCCAGCCCTCCTACGCCCGCCCGGTGCTGGCGGTGGGAGGTACCCGGTTCGTGGTTTACAACCGCGCCGGCAACGAATTGCAGGTGTCCAGCCGGACCCGCAGCCTCTTTACCCGCACCTTCGACGAAGGCATCCTGCTGTGTGCCATGTCCAACAACAATACGCTGGCGGTGGTTACCGAATCGGGACGCTATACCGCCCAGCTGCAGATCTTCGATCCATCCTTCAATCCCACCTACAGCTGGCAGATGACCCAGAGCGAGGGCACGCCCATCGCGCTGGATTTTGCTCCGGACAACCGCCGCTTTGCGGCTGGTACGCTGGCGGCGCGGGACGGGCAGCTCAGCTGCAATGTCTACTTCATGGATACCGCAGACACCGAGGAGGGACCGGTCTACCAGGCAAGCCAGGGAAGCATGCTGCTGCGCCTGGACTGGCAGACCGATAACCGTGTGGTAGCTGTGTTCGACACCTACATTGCGGTGCTGGACCCGCGCACGGCCACCGAGACCGCGCGCTATGACTTCGGCGGTGCCACACTGCAGAGTGCCGCACCCGGCACCCGGCAGACAGCGCTGCTGCTGAACATCCGCGGCGGCAACAGCCTGGTGACCTTTGACGAGGATCTGACCGTCCTGGCCGAGATCCCCGCCCGCCAGGCCTACGGCGTGACGGCCACCGACACCGACGTCTATCTGCTCTGCCCCAACGCCGTGGAATGCTACAGCTACGACGGTGTGCAGAACTGGCTGCAGGACGATCTGGCAGCTCATCCGGTGGCGGTGCTGGAAGCCGACAAGCTGCTGGTCTTCTCCGGCAGCCAGGCGGACGTGCTGACGCCGCCCGATGAATGA
- the truA gene encoding tRNA pseudouridine(38-40) synthase TruA yields MTYLLWITYKGTNYAGFQVQPNAPTVCAVLQDAMQAVLGSRPDVKGCSRTDAGVHARRFALSFCYTGRVPAEKIVPALNAHLPPDIRALAVQAVPEGFHARYAAHEKTYCYHILNARIDDPFTLDTCHRVAQPLDLAAMQAAAAQFVGTHDFLALCASGSSVAAHGDTVRTISRCTVSRCGDRFVITVTADGYLYNMVRILAGTLVEAGLHKRTPDSIPALLQSRDRRQAGPTLPAKGLFLEDVAYPDL; encoded by the coding sequence ATGACGTATCTTTTGTGGATCACCTATAAGGGGACAAACTATGCGGGATTTCAGGTGCAGCCCAACGCCCCCACCGTCTGCGCCGTGCTGCAGGACGCCATGCAGGCGGTCCTGGGCAGCCGCCCCGACGTAAAAGGCTGCTCCCGCACCGATGCAGGCGTTCATGCGCGGCGTTTCGCGCTCAGTTTCTGCTATACTGGCAGAGTTCCGGCAGAAAAGATCGTGCCGGCGCTCAACGCCCATCTGCCGCCGGACATCCGTGCCCTGGCGGTGCAGGCGGTGCCGGAGGGTTTCCACGCCCGCTACGCCGCCCACGAAAAAACCTACTGCTACCACATCCTCAATGCACGTATCGACGACCCCTTTACGCTGGACACCTGTCACCGGGTAGCCCAGCCGCTGGACCTTGCCGCCATGCAGGCGGCGGCCGCGCAGTTCGTCGGTACCCATGACTTCCTGGCGCTGTGTGCGTCGGGTTCTTCGGTCGCTGCCCACGGTGATACCGTGCGTACCATCTCCCGGTGCACGGTGTCCCGCTGCGGTGACCGTTTTGTCATTACCGTCACTGCCGACGGTTACCTGTACAATATGGTCCGTATCCTGGCGGGAACGCTGGTGGAAGCCGGGCTGCACAAGCGCACGCCGGATTCCATCCCCGCCCTGCTGCAGAGCCGGGACCGCCGCCAGGCCGGCCCGACGCTGCCTGCCAAGGGGCTGTTTCTCGAAGATGTGGCCTACCCGGACCTGTAA
- a CDS encoding energy-coupling factor transporter transmembrane component T family protein, with protein MLKDITIGQYYPGRSVIHQCDPRLKLIATIAYIVVLFVAANPLGIALSLLLLAVLYRVARIPGKLILRSLKPIVPIVIFTAVLNLFFVTGQGEPLMHFWVFKIYAEGVRYAILLAVRVCALIAGTSLLTYTTSPIVLTDAIENLLRPLEKVHFPVHELAMMMTIALRFIPTLIEETEKIMNAQKARGAMLDTGKFTQRIKALVPILIPLFISAFRRADELAMAMECRCYHGGEGRTRLKQLRFTAADARCAVVLAVALAVIVSTRFFVPGLVG; from the coding sequence ATGCTCAAAGACATTACCATCGGGCAATACTATCCCGGACGTTCGGTCATCCATCAATGTGACCCGCGGCTCAAACTCATCGCCACCATCGCCTATATCGTGGTGCTCTTCGTGGCGGCCAATCCCCTGGGCATTGCCCTGTCCCTGCTGCTGCTGGCCGTGCTCTACCGGGTAGCCCGGATCCCCGGCAAACTGATCCTGCGCAGCCTCAAACCCATCGTGCCCATCGTCATCTTCACGGCGGTGCTCAACCTCTTCTTCGTCACGGGGCAGGGGGAACCGCTGATGCATTTCTGGGTCTTCAAAATCTACGCCGAGGGTGTGCGCTATGCCATCCTGCTGGCGGTGCGGGTCTGCGCCCTCATTGCGGGCACCAGCCTGCTGACCTACACCACCAGCCCCATCGTCCTGACGGATGCCATCGAAAATCTGCTCCGGCCGCTGGAAAAGGTGCACTTCCCGGTGCATGAGCTGGCCATGATGATGACCATTGCCCTGCGGTTCATCCCCACCCTTATCGAGGAGACCGAGAAGATCATGAACGCCCAGAAGGCCCGCGGCGCCATGCTGGACACCGGCAAGTTCACCCAGCGCATCAAGGCGCTGGTGCCCATCCTTATTCCGCTGTTCATCTCGGCCTTCCGTCGGGCCGACGAGCTGGCCATGGCCATGGAATGCCGCTGCTACCACGGCGGTGAGGGCCGTACCCGCCTCAAGCAGCTGCGGTTCACCGCCGCCGACGCCCGCTGCGCCGTGGTGCTGGCCGTTGCGCTGGCGGTCATCGTTTCCACACGCTTTTTTGTGCCGGGGCTGGTAGGATGA